One genomic region from Heterodontus francisci isolate sHetFra1 chromosome 14, sHetFra1.hap1, whole genome shotgun sequence encodes:
- the LOC137377332 gene encoding uncharacterized protein isoform X2 encodes MELIKDKRTQNAHERTRTIGGVPILAILTVEEEEALLLTGEDGGWSVADGEAGAPGQEGESQLLPGYVPRGHPTTFEEEQGTSEAAAIHPFPTPSISSDTSHLGWAHSAFRFVVTTWY; translated from the exons ATGGAACTTATCAAG GATAAGAGGACCCAGAATGCCCATGAGAGGACACGGACCATTGGTGGAGTTCCAATCCTTGCCATTCTCACTGTTGAGGAGGAGGAAGCATTGCTACTTACTGGTGAGGATGGAGGCTGGTCAGTTGCTGATGGTGAGGCTggagcacctggccaggagg GTGAATCACAGCTCCTGCCAGGTTATGTACCCAGGGGACATCCGACCACCTTTGAGGAGGAGCAGGGGACCTCAGAGGCTGCAGCTATACATCCTTTCCCCACACCAAGCATCAGCTCCGATACAAGTCACCTTGGTTGGGCTCATAGCGCGTTCagattcgtggtcacaacctggtaCTAG
- the LOC137377332 gene encoding uncharacterized protein isoform X1 — protein sequence MTFSTLPGIRGPRMPMRGHGPLVEFQSLPFSLLRRRKHCYLLVRMEAGQLLMVRLEHLARRVNHSSCQVMYPGDIRPPLRRSRGPQRLQLYILSPHQASAPIQVTLVGLIARSDSWSQPGTSNAQVPDQLPEAVLTDASDTLRTEADQARAEPHVIEPLSSSIQWQMLQVQHEVRGDLAESPETMHALARTMEASFQAMSSAQFWSSE from the exons ATGACCTTCTCCACTCTGCCAGG GATAAGAGGACCCAGAATGCCCATGAGAGGACACGGACCATTGGTGGAGTTCCAATCCTTGCCATTCTCACTGTTGAGGAGGAGGAAGCATTGCTACTTACTGGTGAGGATGGAGGCTGGTCAGTTGCTGATGGTGAGGCTggagcacctggccaggagg GTGAATCACAGCTCCTGCCAGGTTATGTACCCAGGGGACATCCGACCACCTTTGAGGAGGAGCAGGGGACCTCAGAGGCTGCAGCTATACATCCTTTCCCCACACCAAGCATCAGCTCCGATACAAGTCACCTTGGTTGGGCTCATAGCGCGTTCagattcgtggtcacaacctggtaCTAGCAACGCACAAGTaccggaccagctgccagaggcagttttGACCGATGCCTCTGACACTCTGAGGACTGAGGCAGACCAGGCCAGGGCGGAGCCCCATGTTATTGAGCCTCTGAGCTCATCCATTCAGTggcagatgttgcaggtgcagcatgaggtgcgtggagatctggcaGAGTCACCAGAGACTATGCATGCTCTGGCTCGGACGATGGAGGCATCCTTCCAGGCCATGAGTTCTGCACAGTTCTGGTCATCTGAGTGA